The Papaver somniferum cultivar HN1 chromosome 3, ASM357369v1, whole genome shotgun sequence genome includes a region encoding these proteins:
- the LOC113358118 gene encoding peptidyl-prolyl cis-trans isomerase CYP21-4-like has product MAKIKPQTLLLQSKKKKGPTRISVTTIIMCNLIVVLIVLSLVSTYRHWSQRSRSQVENGLLNHERVDAFSKDLKKYELPGYAILNTSKGLITVELYKDAAPEIVDRFLDLCQKGHFKGMAFHRVIKNYVIQGGDSQTLGSAEDWTLSGKHPSELSLKHEAFMLGTSKLKHDNKGFELFITTAPIPDLNEKLIVFGRVVKGEDVIQEIEEVDTDEHYRPKSPIGIVDVTLKRDL; this is encoded by the exons ATGGCGAAAATCAAACCTCAAACATTGTTATtacaaagcaaaaagaaaaagggTCCAACCAGGATCAGTGTTACCACGATTATTATGTGTAATTTGATCGTTGTTTTGATTGTTTTATCTTTAGTTTCTACTTACAGACATTGGTCTCAAAG GTCAAGATCCCAAGTAGAAAATGGCTTACTGAATCATGAG AGAGTAGATGCTTTTTCAAAGGACTTGAAGAAATATGAACTTCCAGGTTATGCT ATTCTAAACACATCTAAAGGTTTGATAACGGTGGAGCTTTACAAGGACGCTGCTCCTGAGATAGTGGACAGATTTCTTGACCTATG TCAGAAGGGGCACTTTAAAGGAATGGCTTTTCACCGCGTAATAAAAAACTATGTGATTCAAGGAGGAGATTCTCAAACTCTTGGATCTGCTGAAGATTGGACCCTGAGTGGAAAGCACCCCAGTGAACTAAG TTTGAAGCACGAGGCGTTTATGCTTGGGACTTCAAAACTTAAACATGATAATAAAGGGTTTGAGCTTTTTATCACAACGGCGCCAATCCCAGATCTTAATGAGAAGCTTATTGTATTCGGACGAGTTGTGAAAGGAGAAGATGTCATTCAG GAAATCGAAGAGGTCGATACAGATGAACACTACAGACCAAAATCCCCTATAGGGATTGTCGATGTAACTCTGAAGCGAGATCTTTAA